GTAGGCATAGCTCTTCGAGTCCTTCAGGTCGATGTTGTACTTCGGCTGGTGCCGTTTGATCAGGGCGTTCTCCAGGATCAGGGCCTCGGCCTCGGAGGCGGTGACGATGTAGTCGGCGGCGGCGATGGCGGCGATGAGGCGGAGGGTCTTTGGATCGTGGTCCTGCTTCTGGAAGTAACTGGAAACCCGTCTCCTGAGGTTTTTCGCCTTGCCGACATAGATCACCGTGCCGGCGGCGTCCCGGTAGAGGTAGCAGCCCGGCGCTTCGGGAAAGACGGAGTAGTCGATCATCGGATCATTTGATGGGTTTTTTCACCTCGCCGCCGCTGTCCGCCACTGCATAGGCGAGTACTGCCGGCGCCGCTCTCTGCCGTTCGAGCAGGGGGCGGAGGAATTGGCCGGTGTAACTCTCCTCGACCGCCGCCACCTCTTCGGGCGTGCCGGTGGCGATCACCTCGCCCCCGGCGTCCCCGCCCTCAGGGCCGAGGTCGATGACGTGGTCTGCCGACTTGATGATGTCGAGGTTGTGCTCGATCACCACCACGGTGTTCCCCTTCGCCACCAGGTCGTCCAGGACGCCGATCAACTTCTTCACGTCGTGGAAGTGGAGGCCGGTCGTCGGTTCGTCGAGGAGGTAGAGCGTCCTCCCGGTCGCCCGTTTGGCGAGTTCGCGCGTCAGTTTGATCCGCTGCGCCTCCCCGCCCGAGAGGGTGGTGGAACTCTGGCCGAGTTTGATGTAGTCGAGCCCGACCCGCGAGAGGGTTTCGAGTTTGTTCCTGATCGACGGGATGCTGGCGAAGAGGTCGTTTGCCTCCTCCACCGTCATGTCCAGGACGTCGGCGATGGACTTCCCGCGGTACTTTACCTCGAGCGTCTCGGCGTTGAACCGTTTCCCCTTGCACTCGTCGCACTCCACGTAGACGTCGGGGAGGAAGTTCATCTCGATCTTGATGACGCCGTCGCCCTGGCAGGCCTCGCACCGCCCGCCCTTGACGTTGAAGGAGAACCGACCGGGTTTGTAGCCGCGGACCTTCGCCTCCTTTGTCTCGGCAAAGACCTTCCTGATCTCGTCGAAGACCTTGGTGTAGGTGGCCGGGTTCGAGCGGGGCGTCCGGCCGATCGGGCTCTGGTCGATGACGATCACTTTGTCCACCGGTGTGTCGAAGGTGAGGGTGTCGTAGGCGCCGGGCGTCGTTCTGGAGCCGTAGATCTCCCTGGACATCGCCCCGTACAGGGTGTCGTAGATCAGGGTGGACTTGCCCGAGCCCGAGACGCCGGTGACGACGGTGAACGTCCCGATCGGGATCGCGATGTCGATGCCCTTGAGGTTGTTCTCCCGGCAGCCGGTGATCCTGATAGAGTTTTCAGACTGTCGCCGCTGTTCTGGCACCGGGATCGAGAGGGCGCCCGAGAGGTAGCGCCCGGTGATCGATGCGGGGTTTGCCGCTATGTCGTCGGGCGTCCCTTCGGCGATGACGTGACCGCCGTGCACGCCCGCACCCGGCCCGATGTCCACCACGTGGTCGGCCGCCCTGATCGTCTCCTCGTCGTGCTCGACGACGATGAGGGTGTTGCCCAGGTCGCGGAGCTTTATGAGCGTCTCGATGAGCCGCTGGTTGTCGCGCTGGTGCAGCCCGATGGAGGGCTCGTCCAGGACGTAGAGCACCCCGGTGAGGTTCGAGCCGATCTGGGTGGCGAGCCTGATCCTCTGGGCTTCGCCGCCCGAGAGGGTGCCGGCGCCCCGCGAGAGCGTCAGGTAGCCGAGCCCGACCTCCTCGAGGAAGGCGAGCCGCGCCCTGATCTCCTTGAGCACCTGTCTGGCGATCCCGGCCTCCTTCTCGGTGAGTTCGAGTTCCTCGAAGAAGTGGATCGCCCCGGAGACCGGGAGGTCGGTCACCTCGACGATGTTCTTCCCGCCGACCCGCACGGCGAGCACCTTCTCCTTCAGCCGTTTCCCGGCGCACTTCGGGCAGGGCGAGACGCGCATGAACTTCTCGAGTTCCTGCCGGCGGTACTCGGACTGGGTCTGGTGGTAGAGGCGGTCGGCCTGCGGGAGGAGCCCCTCCCACGTCCCGGTGTGCGACCAGCTCGCATCGCCGCCTTTCGACTCCATCGAGAACCTGATCCGCTCGGTCGAGCCGAACATCAGGGCATGGTACTGCCCGGGCGTGAGGTCGCGGATCGGGGTTAAGATCGAGAACCCGTAGTGGCGGGCGACGGCGCCCAGGAACTGCGCCCGGTATCCGTCGACGAAGTTGCGGTACAGGGCGACGGCGCCGTCGGCGATGCTCTTGCTCCGGTCCGGGATGATCAGGTCCGGGTCGAACTCCATTTTTATCCCGAGGCCGTTGCACTCCTCGCAGGCGCCGAAGGGGGAGTTAAAGGAGAACATCCTGGGCTGAAGCTCCTCGAAGGAGAGGCCGCAGACCGGGCAGGCCATTGTGGCCGACCAGGTTTCCTCCCGCCCGTCCTCGCCGACGGCGATGACGAGTCCACCCGATTTTCCGAGTGCCGCCTCCACCGCTTCGACGAGGCGGGAGCGTTCGGCCGGGTCGAGGCGGTCGATGACGATCTCGATGTCGTGCTTGACATAGCGTTCGAGGGGGTGCTCCTCGTCGGTCCGGACGATTGCGCCGTCCAGGCGGACGCGGGTGTAGCCGTCGGCGTCCAGGTCCTTGAGGAGCTGCCCGTAGGTCCCCTTCTTCTGGCGGACGATCGGGGCGAGGACCGTCACCTGCCCGGAGAAAGAGTCGGCGATCGAGTCGGCGATCGCCTCGGGGGATCTGGACTCGATCCTGGTGCCGTGCTCGGGGCAGTACGGGACCCCGATGCGGGCGTACAGGAGCCTGAGGTAGTCGTAGATCTCGGTGACCGTCCCGACCGTGCTCCGCGGGTTCTTCGAGGTCGTCTTCTGCTCGATGGAGATGGCAGGGGAGAGCCCCTCGATCGAGTCGACGTCGGGCTTTTTCATCAGGCCAAGAAACTGCCTCGCATAGGCGGAGAGCGATTCCACGTAGCGCCGCTGCCCTTCGGCGTAGATGGTGTCGAAGGCGAGGGTCGACTTTCCGGATCCGGAAACGCCGGTGAAGACGATGAGTCTGTCCCTCGGGAGTTCGACCGTGATGTCCCTGAGGTTGTGCTCCCGGGCACCTTTGATCACGAGGTTTTTCATCCTGCATGATCCTCTGTCGCCGCCCCTAATATGCCTGCGGACCGTGGCATGAAAGTGTTTGGGCGTGAGGAACGGCGGCGCCGGGATCACGCTCCCGCCCTACTTTTATTCCCCTGCAGCCCAACAGAGGTGGTACATGGCAGATGACCGGGAGAAGAGATGTGCGGTCTGCGGGGCGCCTGCGATCGGGACGCAGGTGATGGGCTGCTGTGCCGCCGAGGTCTGCGCCGCCCACGCCCACCCGTCCCTCCTTGCCCTTGCGCCGGGCGAAAGCCGGGCAGAGGGCGATTGCTATTTCAGGAGGTACCCGGCGCGATGAGCGGCGGGCTCCCGCCGGTCGCGGGCGAGGTCCCGACCATACTGATCCTGGGGAGTTACCCGAGCACGCTCTCCCTCCAGGCCGGCGAATATTATGCGAACCCGAGAAATGCCTTCTGGCGGGTGATGGAGGCGGTCTTCGGGGTGCCCGCGCACCTCTCCTACGGCGAGCGGACCGCCGCCCTGACCGCCCGCGGCGTCGCCCTCTGGGACGTCCTCTCGGCGTGCCGGCGGCAGGGGAGCAGCGACGCCTCTATCAGGGACGGCAGGGCGAACGACATCCCGGGCTTTCTGCGTGAGCACCCCACGGTCAGAACCGTCGCCCTGAACGGCAGGGCGGCAGAGTCCTGGCTGCGGCGGGTTCATCCCGGCCTCTGGAACTTTCCTGGCGTCGCCGTCGCCGTCCTCCCATCCACGAGCCCGGCGCACGCACGCCTCAGCCTGGAAGAAAAAGTTCGCATCTGGCGCGAGGCGCTCGCCCCCGGGAAAGATTGATGTGCCGGCGCCCCCTGTAAGGGGTGATCTGCAATGGACCGTAAGGGATACCTGCTTGCCTCCTGCATGGCGGCGCTCTTTGTGATCGTCTCGGTAGCGGCCGTCATGCGCGGCGGCGCACCCCTTGACCTCGCTGTCCGCCTCTTCGCCCTCAACGGTTTTGTGGCCCTCGCCCTCGCCGCCTCCATGTCGCCGTTTCTCCGTGAGATCAGGCAGGTCTTCGGCCGCCCGTTCATCTATGTCCACCATACCTTCGCCGCCTTCGGGCTGACCGCGATCCTTCTTCACCCGGTGGCGGCGGCGGTGATGGCTGGCAGCCTCTCGGGCTTCATCCCGGTGTTCTCCTCCCTCCAGGCGTTCCTCGCACTGGGCGGGCGCGTTGCTTTTTACCTGATCCTGGTCGCCGTGGCCGCGGCCGCTCTCAGGAACCGCTACCCTGCCGCATGGCGTCCGGTCCACATGCTGATGTACGTCGCCCTCGCCCTTGGCCTCGTCCATGCCGTGCTCATCGGCACCGACCTCGTCCACCCGGTGGTTAGAGGGGTCCTGTACGCCCTCTTCGTCATGGTGGTGGCGGCCCTGCTCCTGAAGCGGCGGCAGCGGCACGTCCGGGGATCGAGGGAATAATACCCCTCCCCGAATGGATATCTTCATCTGTCCCCCGCTCCATCAGAGATTATCCATGGAAGCCGGGGACGCTACGCTCTTTCCTGAGGAACAGGTGCGCCTCGAAGAGGCAATCGCCTCGTTCTCTCCAGCAGAGCCCTCACATGTCGCCGTCGTCTCCGAATACCTCGCCGGCAGGACCCCGTTCGTGCAGGCGCTGATCCCCGGGTATGGCGACCGCATCGCCTTCATGCCCCTCTACTCGGTGGCGTACGACACGGGTTTTCTCGACGACATCCGCCGGGGCCCGGAGATCATCGTCCTCGGCGACTGCCAGAACCTCTTTCTCAGGCGGATCGGGGGGTTCGAGAACCTCGATGCATTCCTTGCCTTTGCCGCCCGCACCGACCGGATGCTGATCACCACCTGGAACATCCATGCCTGGAACTATCTCGTGCAGGCGCGCTCGATCGGCGCCTATTTTCCGGTTCAGATCGCCCTCCCCCGCCTCGGCGCCGGAGCGATAAAGAAGGCCATACTCTCGGGCTATTCCCGCGAGATCAGGTTTGTGGAGGACGCCCCTACACGAACGCCTGTCCTCCTCTCCCTGGGGGAAAAAGAGTTCACGCTCCCCTTCGGCGGCGGCACGACCGCTGTTCCCTGGCCCGATATCAACCTCGCCCCCCTGCGGGCCCGCCTCTCCGGCAAAAAGGAGGAAAAGGTTGCGGTGGAAGACCTGGTCTTCGAGCGGCTTGTCCAGATCGCCCGCGGCAACATCGGCGTTGCACGGGCGGTCTGGGAGCGGTGCGTGGACAGGGACGAGGTGAGGGTCAGCACCATCCTGGATCCCTCTCCTGACATCAAACTGACGGTCGACGAGTCGTTCATCCTGCTCATCATCCTCTCCATGGAGCAGATCGCCCGGAGCGATCTTGCGCGCGTCCTGGAGCCCGAGATCGACCCTGCCCCATCCCTGTTCAGGATGAAATCGCTTGGCATCATCAGCGAGGACCGCCAGGGCATCGCCGTCCTGCCCGGCGCCCTCGGAACGGCGACTGACCATCTGAAAAAAATGCGGATGGTGTGGTAGATGGCTGATACATTCAGTCTTCCGTTCAAAACCATCGACCCGGTGACTGTTCTCTACGTGGTCTACGTCGTTGTTGCCGCGTACCTCATTATCAGAATCGCTGCCTATCTCCTCGCCCGCCTCTCAGAGCGGAGCGGGCAGTACAGGATCGGGGTCGTCACCCTGATCCCCCTGACAAAGGTGGTCGTCTACGCCGTTGCCTTCTATCTGGTGGTGACCGCCTTCGTGGAGCCCTCCCTCTCAGAACTCGTCGCCTTTGCAGGCTTCTTCGGCGTCGGCGTCGGTTTCGGCCTCAAAGATTTTTTTGCCGATATCATGGGCGCCCTCGTCATCACGTTCGAGAGGCCCTTCCAGATCGGGGACAAGATCGCCGTCGGTGATAAGTATGGCGAGGTGGTCGATATCGGGATCAGGTCGACGCGGATCATCACCCCGGACGACAGTCAGGTCTCTCTCCCCAACTCCCTGATCTTATCGAGCGCAGTTTCCAGCGCAAATGCAGGAAGCCTGGCGATGATGGTTGTCATCGACCTTTTTGTCGACACGGAAAGCGATCCCGAAGGTGCGCGCGCGATCCTCAGGGACGCCCTCGTCACCTCAAAATATGTCTATATCTCAGAAGAGCACCCGTACACGATCCTTATTGAGGATTTCCCCTGGTACCTCCGTGTCCGGGCGAAGGGCTATGTCACCGACCTCAGGTTCGAGTTTGAATTCATGTCAGATGTGACCGGACGGGCATGGGCGGAGTACGCCCGCCAGGGGATCAAACCGCCCCGCGTCGTCCCCGGCATCGCCCTCTCATGAGGCGCCACTTTCGACCTTCGCATAGGGATCGAGGAGGATACGGTTCGGCAGGCCCCGGAGCGCCACCGCCGCAAGGGCGCCGATCACGCCGCGGCCCCCGCAGAGGAGGACCCCGCTCCCTTCGGCGACTGCACGCGCCTCATCCTCGCTGAAGGCCTCGCTGCGCGCCCTGATCCCGTAGGAGCTCAGCTCGGGCAGGATCCTGA
Above is a window of Methanofollis tationis DNA encoding:
- a CDS encoding mechanosensitive ion channel family protein, with translation MADTFSLPFKTIDPVTVLYVVYVVVAAYLIIRIAAYLLARLSERSGQYRIGVVTLIPLTKVVVYAVAFYLVVTAFVEPSLSELVAFAGFFGVGVGFGLKDFFADIMGALVITFERPFQIGDKIAVGDKYGEVVDIGIRSTRIITPDDSQVSLPNSLILSSAVSSANAGSLAMMVVIDLFVDTESDPEGARAILRDALVTSKYVYISEEHPYTILIEDFPWYLRVRAKGYVTDLRFEFEFMSDVTGRAWAEYARQGIKPPRVVPGIALS
- a CDS encoding DNA-deoxyinosine glycosylase, which encodes MSGGLPPVAGEVPTILILGSYPSTLSLQAGEYYANPRNAFWRVMEAVFGVPAHLSYGERTAALTARGVALWDVLSACRRQGSSDASIRDGRANDIPGFLREHPTVRTVALNGRAAESWLRRVHPGLWNFPGVAVAVLPSTSPAHARLSLEEKVRIWREALAPGKD
- the uvrA gene encoding excinuclease ABC subunit UvrA, giving the protein MKNLVIKGAREHNLRDITVELPRDRLIVFTGVSGSGKSTLAFDTIYAEGQRRYVESLSAYARQFLGLMKKPDVDSIEGLSPAISIEQKTTSKNPRSTVGTVTEIYDYLRLLYARIGVPYCPEHGTRIESRSPEAIADSIADSFSGQVTVLAPIVRQKKGTYGQLLKDLDADGYTRVRLDGAIVRTDEEHPLERYVKHDIEIVIDRLDPAERSRLVEAVEAALGKSGGLVIAVGEDGREETWSATMACPVCGLSFEELQPRMFSFNSPFGACEECNGLGIKMEFDPDLIIPDRSKSIADGAVALYRNFVDGYRAQFLGAVARHYGFSILTPIRDLTPGQYHALMFGSTERIRFSMESKGGDASWSHTGTWEGLLPQADRLYHQTQSEYRRQELEKFMRVSPCPKCAGKRLKEKVLAVRVGGKNIVEVTDLPVSGAIHFFEELELTEKEAGIARQVLKEIRARLAFLEEVGLGYLTLSRGAGTLSGGEAQRIRLATQIGSNLTGVLYVLDEPSIGLHQRDNQRLIETLIKLRDLGNTLIVVEHDEETIRAADHVVDIGPGAGVHGGHVIAEGTPDDIAANPASITGRYLSGALSIPVPEQRRQSENSIRITGCRENNLKGIDIAIPIGTFTVVTGVSGSGKSTLIYDTLYGAMSREIYGSRTTPGAYDTLTFDTPVDKVIVIDQSPIGRTPRSNPATYTKVFDEIRKVFAETKEAKVRGYKPGRFSFNVKGGRCEACQGDGVIKIEMNFLPDVYVECDECKGKRFNAETLEVKYRGKSIADVLDMTVEEANDLFASIPSIRNKLETLSRVGLDYIKLGQSSTTLSGGEAQRIKLTRELAKRATGRTLYLLDEPTTGLHFHDVKKLIGVLDDLVAKGNTVVVIEHNLDIIKSADHVIDLGPEGGDAGGEVIATGTPEEVAAVEESYTGQFLRPLLERQRAAPAVLAYAVADSGGEVKKPIK